DNA from Platichthys flesus chromosome 20, fPlaFle2.1, whole genome shotgun sequence:
tacGTTGAGGGTTAGCGTTAAGCATTAATTGGTTGTGAATAGGGTTAGCGATAAGGTATTGTTTAGGCtctccacaatgaatggaagttcATTGTTCACATACAAGGTTCTAAAAAGGACTAATATAACTAATTATTGGACCATTGTGAGCTTAGACCTTTACGGAGAGAGGACATtctgggaaagtgaggacattttgaacaGTCCTATTTTCTAATCCACTCTCAATGGGCTGCTAGATGGCTTGCTTTAAGAGTAGGGGTAAAATTAGGTAAGACTTAAGGTTTGGCACttggttgtgatggttaaggttagggtaaggggctgggGAACGCATTATGCCAAAACGTGTCCTCAGTGAAGTAGAAGTACAAGgttgtgtatgtctgtgtgtgtgtaagagagagagaggagttgaCGTGTCTGCCATGCTGATGCGGTAGAGCACAGACAGCCACAGAGCCGCGGGTTCTTTCACAGGGAGGTGCTTTTGGCCTTTTGTCCGTcttttcgctctctctctctctctctctctctctctctctcgttcgcTCTTCCTCCAgtccttttgtttcttttctgtgttttcttttgcagCTTCACACCCTCCTGATGCACTGCAGACTCATAAACAAGCCTGTGATTTGCAGGCCCGACTGAGGCTGATGAAAGATGAGCTCCACCAGTGAAGTTGCTGAATTATTTAGGCTACACATTTATGCCTCGTCATCCATAAGTCCCGCCAGTGCCCTCCCCTGCTGCCTCCAAGatgacagatgtgtgtgttgatcatCAAGTTATCAGCCACTTGCACCATCTGTTCCCTAAATAGAGATTAAAGCTCCCTCTGTGATGATTCGGTGACCTTTGAACCCTGCTACCATTTGAGCAGACGTGTGGTCCACCCAAACCTAGCTAACTTTCAAGTAAAACCCAAACCCTCTTTTTGTATCTATATGTGATGGAGACAATTATTACATAATGTGAAGTAAAAGAACTTTACCTCTTATTTCtaatcataatttaaaaatgttatgggAAAAAATCCTCTGCTCATACTGTTGTGTAATCCATTCaaagttttaatatttatctaATTCTAATGGATCACCTGACTTGTATATAGTATTTCTTTAGAATGTCACATGCTCCCTgtttaaaacaaagagaagaggaaacattATCTTTTTAAGGGATGTCAGTCAGCAGCTGTCAGTGACATCCAGTGAGAATCATTTGAAACCAGCAGGTGGAGAGTGGACCAATTACAGGATGATGAGATCATGACAAGGATTAGCCATAAGATTTTAGCTCCTTTTCTACTGGTCAAAAAACCTACTAACATGATGCTTTTGTCGGCAACGGGAATAGTTACATCTGCATTCACACAGATATGTGACACCCGGGTGAACGCTAATTCTTCAAGGCAGCGAGGTGAGATAGTGAGTAAAAAAGTCCTATTGTCGAATATCTTTGTGTCACTTGAACTACTCACTACTTCCGTTATACGTACTTTAGGGTTATGGTAAGGGTCAAccatcccagctgacattgggcaacAGAGGCAGGACACCATGGCCAGCACATCAAAGGGCAGACGTACAGGGAAAAACAACCATTCATGCCCATATTCACATCTTTAAAGTCTCTGATCAACAAATCCCCTAATTAAATGTCTTTGGACTttgagaggaagctggagtaccagGAGAAAACCCACGTGGGCATAGGGATAACATACAATCTCCAAACATAAAGAGCCCTGgccaaactgggattcaaaccaataTTCCCACCAAGCACCATCTTTTTGTTGTAACTATTGTACCAAGGTGCCTCCTATGACAAAttatgacttgtacataaatgCCTGTACTGTATTTGAAAGCCTCCAACCTTAGATCCTGTCgtccacacacccacacgcacacacacacacacacacacttgcacatgcTGCTATATATAGACTGACACAGAGAGTGAGGCAGAGATTGTGTTATTAAAGGAGCCCGTGGTATTcgctctgacacacactcgTCTCATTAGTCAGTGTCAAACATTAGGCCTCCGGACATCAATACTAACAGTCACTGTTGAATGTGAGGTGGCTGCTGATAACTGCCCCTAAATACACATCCACCCCTGTTGTGTGTCACAGTCAAACCAGGTGTCAGTGTTTGACCTCTGTAGAACAACGACGTCCAGCCATTCGTACTTGTAGTAAGTGTGCTACATGATTAATTTGATGCATCCTGACCTGGTTACAAGACCATAATTGGCTTGTGACACAGCGTGGATTGCTTGACACGTTTCAGAGAGCAGCTTATAGTACGAGTACAGACGAGAAGAGCAATCCTGTAATGGGAGTCAGGCGTGTACGAGAGGGGTTCTAATACGATAAAGTGTGATGAGCCGAGTTGAGGGCCTCTGGGGCGGGGCTGTTATTTACATTATCTTGGGACCTTTCCAAAGCTGCATAGATCAGAGTCATGGCACTCAGAAACCAAATAGCTTTTATTATTCTCAGTTTTGCACAGACACTGGGAACTGGAGTAGGCAACTGGTTTCTCCATCCAAGAGGAAATTTACTCCAAAATCCTCAAATTTTTCAAATACTTCAAATATATTTCAGAGCCggtgtctttgtcttttgtgtTACCTCTTGATTGTGATGTCTTTATATATTATTCTTTTAGTGCTGATATGACAACTCCGATTACAAACTGTTTCAATTTGGGTGCAGTAAATGCCAAAAGGTGTTGGTCTCCCTTAAAAGCAAAGAGTTAGAGCAACACTatgcaacatttaaaattaaaatagcAGGTTCAAAATCAGTTTGACATATCATAGACTGTATGCAAAGGTGTACGACATGACTGACCCCGAaaaaagtgaagtcaaatcATCTTTATTGACCTcaagtggctggctgcagcatagtTTATGAATCCCCCCCCATCTTAGGGATAGTtcaatgaaaattcactcatctactcacaactttgccgatggaggggtgggtgaagcatgtgagtccacaaaacactttaggagtctcaGGAGCAAACtttgttgcagccaaatccttTACAATTAAAGTGACTGGAGACCTAcacttcagacgtaataaaacaacagaaaaaacacaacaagcctTCAAACTTCTCGtatggtgtcatccaagtgtctccaagccctgacattcaaattcaactcaaaacaaggtcatttacaccatgttttaagcctaaaagacAACTGGAAGTGGCTAAGTTAGCAGACGTAGCCACATGATGGAGAACGCACCTCATAGAAAGATATCAGgacattattataaatatacgACTCGTAGAACTGTTTCAAGGTGCAATGGAGTCCTGCACATGAGAACATTGCTGTCTTGTAATTTAACACTACAATCTCACAAATGAGTTTGTATGTGTCTTAATCAACCTCTGATATTTGACAAACCTATATTCCCCCTCTCTAATGCTCCTTTATTGCAGGTTATCAtcgctcctctccttctccgtcAGGCTTGCTCTTTGAACATCATCTCTCCTCCCTTACAGACAGACACTTACCATGCAGGAGATGTAACCCTCCTCCCTCTTATTCCTTGCGTGCCATCGGAAGAAACccaaaacaggaaataaaaaaagagacactACGTGTAGTGAATCAAGATGTCGGCCCCTGACCCCTCCACCACAGTGGACCCCCCACTGCCACCCACCACACCGGGCACCCCTGTGCAGCTCTCCTTCCCTTTCCTGAGGGAGGGCAGCCGGGTATGGGAGAGGGAAAGGAAACCGCCACAGCCAAGAGAGCTGCCCAGCCCACTGCCCACCAAGCGCACCCGCTCGTACTCAGCGTGAGTAGGAGCACACAGGCCGATGGGCTGACACTTTTCTCCCAGTGCTACCTTCTGTGGCAATGACTTATGATGCActgcctgtctctctttctctctgtctctctctctctggctgtctatgtctgtctttctctgcagGACAGTGCGAGCCAAATCAGGTCCAGTATTTAAAGGGGTGTGTAAAAACTTCTCCAGGTCGCAGGGTCATGGATTCATTCATCCTTCTCATGGAGCAGAGGACATCTTTGTCCACATCTCTGAGTGAGTGACCTCACTGGGCGGGTCCTTGAGCCAAATGCTGATAGTTGACAGCGCAGTGTATCTGATGCAATATGACATTTCTGCTGTCACTTCCAGGGAGGTGAGAATATTCAGTGCCTCGATCAACATCAGAACTTCTGAATCATTGGGTGTATTGTAATATCAGCTACTTGATTTTTCCAGCTATGTTTTAAACATCTAAGCAATAACTGAGTTCAAATTAACTGCCTCTCACATCCTGCGTCTGCTTGGTGCGTCGGTTGTGTCCTCAGAAATTAGTTCTCTGCATCTGCAAGAAGCAAAATGCAGATGGGGGAAGGTACTCACCATAGTCATGACCATAGCCTGCATTAAATGCCTTTTCAGTTACCCTTAGGCTAACCTCCTCTGTTGTTGCCATGCTGTTTATTTCCAGAATGCAGATCCAGAAGTTCTGTCCTGTATGAGTTCTGTTGTATGCTCTAGTGCTCTAGTCCTCTAGTGGAATACTAAAGTAACAATGTTAGTAAATGCACAGTACATAGCAAGTATGTGAATGATTGTGCTCCTGACACTTATGAAAGTGTGGCAAAAAAGTAAGTTTATCTCCGGCATTATATTGAAGGGACACTCCACTATTTCGACACATCAACATGATTTTAATGCTCTGCCTGTAAACGGTTGTAAAATGTGGaagacatttcaaaatgaaaacctaGCGCTACAAACTGACTTGGATTTTGATTACTTTGAATTTGTATTAAGTTGCATTATGTGAAGTGTAGGATCCATTGCCTTCTGGAGCTTGTTCCCATGGAGATTATTAGTGAGGATATATTTCCTGTATTGGTTTTGATGATTGTCTCGAGCTACTTTACAAATTAGCAGTGCTAGACTGCTTGAGTGCCTGTTTGAGAGCAGATATATGCCTTGAGCTGTGTGGAAGTCAGCGATAGAGAAACGTTTAAGAAATGCTCAGTTTAAGGCcaggtttttttctcattcCAAGGTTGAGTGTTTAAAAATACTCTTTGCCCATGAATGAACTACATTGTTGAGTTTGTAATTTCGTCTCTGCTTCTCCGACAGCATCGAAGGAGAGTACGTGCCTATGGAGGGCGACGAGGTCACATACAAGGTGTGTCCCATCCCTCCAAAGAACCAGAAGATCCAGGCTGTGGACGTGGTGCTCACCCACCTGAATCCAGGCACCAAGCACGAGACCTGGTCTGGTCAGATCATCAGCTCATAGACCAGGGCTTTAGGCCTGCACCGATTGGAAAAAGAAAGTTCTTGTAATGGAGCCGGAAGGGGAGGGGATGTATGTTTTCAGGTTCTGTGGTTCGGAACCAGGTGTGAGAAAGAGGGATCAGAGGTAGAACGTTAGAGTATTAAGGTTAGGGTGAGAAATTAAGCTTTGAATGTACTTGTTGGAATGTCTTTCTTTGAGGGTCAGGGTTTCATCGTTTAGGTTGAGCGGTCAAAAGTTGCAGGATCTCTCATGCAACTTTACTTTGAGCTCCAGAGTATAATAAAACATCAGTGGTGTCTTTGACCAGTTGAACATGAGATGTGTTAGAGGCCGAAATGCATTAAGATCAAATTTTATACAAGTCCATTGATCCTCCATGAGCACACGACTGAGGAGTTTGATGTTAAGAGGACCGGCTCCGTGGAGGTTTGAATTTTACTCCCACTTTTTTTCCGTTGTtctcaaaaataatttcaattGCGCTGCCAAAAGTCAGTTGTTGaacgtctgtgtttgtgtttacaaacaGATGGAGACACTTTTGCAATGGCCTTATCTCTTGTGTATTTTCAGACTTGGCTTACTATGAAATGAGCAGCTCGTCAGATCTGTCTTCATCTCACTGCCTTTAAAGAGTCAAAATACATCTAAATGAGTATATTTACAGTCGTAAGTAAGTTTGTACACACTCTCAGTTCTGTCCCAGCTCTACTCTTAATGAGTTTCGGCCTCAAGAGCTGTGAGCTCCACATATACGGAATTATCTTCCTTCCTAACTTTGTAGCActactgtgtttttgtcttAATGGCAAATGTAGAAATCCAGTGTTATTGTAGCCAGCTCCTATGATGGTCTTATGTTTCGGTGGGTGAGACTGTAGGAAGAACAATTGTGAGCCTGCCACAGGAAAACCAGGCCGGAGGGTTTGGAGTTTGGAGTTTGGGGGAGAAGGAAACTGGAGAGGGAAAGTAAACCGGGCAGAAGATGGAGTGATCGTCTATAAATGTACTTGATGCCGCTAGATTTGAAATGTTGCATAGCACTTGTAAGGAGGAAGACCAAGATGAAAGTCAGCAGCTATCATCATATTGGATTCTTAGTTTGGTGCAACAGGGTAAATAAATGTTCTGGGAAATATTTTTACTTGCTTTGTCGCTCAGAGTTAGATGAGAATCAATCTTCTTCTCTGGCTGTTGCAGGTATagcatttttctaaatcagggtcCATTGACAAAGCGGGGGCCAAATATATGTCCATAATCCATACGCTATCCTTGATTCAGTAAGATGCACATTTACTTTGTAAAAAGATGGGTCAAACTGAGGAAGATGAACTGCTGACTTTTAGGCTGAAGGTTAAGTAAAGTGTCATTGGTCCTTGTAGATGACGTTAAGAAATTGAAGGgaataaaacaaagcagcaaaagCTCTATGATTTAAGTTTAGAAAGACTTATTTATTGacttatttattatcatttgtaACTATGAGACATCAGGCGTTTGGTATTTATAAGTATTTGTGCAAATCTAAACCTGTTTGAATACACTGCACACCTCACTCTAATGATACTACGCTGTTAAAGAAAACCTCGTTGCTACTGCCATGTCAATGTAGGGATTTAAAAAACTAGCTTTCCATACATGAATTACTAATTTCTACTTAATACTTgtctaattttttaaataactatgtgagcagttttgttgttttcGAAATGGCACGTACTGTTTGTTGTAATTTATACGTAGAACACGTTGAGTGGGTCTCATGCAGTGATACAGCCGGAGCCTTCAAAGGGGCGTTGTCAGGTCTCCtatgcatcttttttttttttttttttcttgccacGGTTATGACTTAACATCATGTAGTAACAcactgtatctgtttgttttattttaatgtgagAGAAACAAGTTTGTTTCCCCAagcaattttattttttgagtCAAACCACTGTGACAGTCAGTCTTTAGTCATGATAACGTTTTAATAAAACTTACTACTGTGTTCAACGGCCATTGTGGAAATGTCTTTATTGGTGGTGTACAGTACAAAGTGGAataacctggggttattttaaGATCTCTGACTTCCACAATGTTTTTGGAGCGATTTGAGTCAGAGTCACTGACAGATCTGGATTTGTTTTAGAATTGCTGTTTGTCCTTGTCGTGTAACTACACGCCCAGTAGAGGGCATCACAGCACAAATAATCTGCATAACTCTTTTCAGTGGGTTAAAAGCACCCAGCTGGTCAGTGACAAAATGAAGTGGTTTGAAACAGAACGtgtataaaaacacagaaaactcaACTGGCTTTGAGGCCACACCAACAGACCTGGCATCCCACAGACTGTCCTGTGTTTACTGAAGGCTACTATGAAGGAAGAGTTCAGATCCTTAAAGTATAAGTATTATTGTTGTACAATTTTATAAACTTTTGGAAAGTTAATTTCATACtctgttttcttatttaataagtgcattgtgttttttctattttaaaatcaTATGTTAAAGTGGTGAGTGCATAGTAGCATAACATTGAAATAGAGAGGTACAGTACATATACCTCAAATTTGTACTTAAGTAGTGGAGTTATTGTGATATTCTGATACCTTGTGTCAGCTACAGCACTAATATTTTAGGTCGCAGGGGGGGCTGTAGCTAATCCCAGCTGACTGGATGAGAGGAGGTGTAACCCCTGGACAGACCATCACCATGCTGACGTATATTGTCACATTCACATCCATAAACCCAACCTGCAGGACTTTGAACTTCGGGAGGAAACTGTACCTGAGGAAAACCaatgcagacacagagagaacatgcaaaACCCACTCAGAAAACCCCCCAGTTTTCTGCCAGGTTCGAACACAGAACCACCTTTCCGTATATTAAatgctgctctctctgtgtctcataATATTCTGTGATTAGACTTATGATCCAGAGTTGTCACCTCTACATAAACAGTCCAAAGCAACAAGTGCACAAGAAAACTAGAAGGGTCTGTATCCAACTgagggagacacagtggagtCTTCTGAGTTTGTCTCTAATGGGGGACAGTGGACAGCGTTAGTCGgctatcagcttttttttttatccttcttcGACCAAAGTGAGCAAGTGCTATTGCTGGTTCTGGTTCAACTTGTGAACcttttattattactattgaCCTGCCTACGTCACCGTGTCTGAGTTCCCAGAACCACTTCAAGCAAAGCAGCAGCGATGGCGGACGGCAGCATCTGTTTTCAAGTGTTGCTCGGggcttaaaaaaatgaaaacagaaatatgtaTGAATGTCAAACAGCTTGATTTTAAGGCTAGATAGAAGTTTAAAGAAATGAATTGTAGAAGACCGAATAGAGAAAAGAATATATATGCTAAAGTTGAACATGTTTTGAActtaaagaaaagtaaatagaATTGATATTGATAATAAAAACCAAAGCAGTAAAGTAAATCAAAGGATAATCATGATGAGTCAGAAAAGACTTTGGTCTGATTACCAAGGTCAGGTTGGTCTCAAGTAATAATCAGCAAAAGGGAAAAGGTTCAGCTAACTCAAAGCTTCAAGGCTACTTATTGCTGTAGATTTTTCTATCTCCTAAGTTTCAAAGAGAATCAGACACACCTATGGCGACCAATCATCTTTTGTCCTGATCATAAAAAGCATTTTAgtacatatattttaaatttgcaCATTTGGAGTTTGTAAATTCTTTGTCACTGCTCATTTCTGTCTAAAACCTGTTGTTTGTTGTCCTGGACGGTTGTGTCATTcgttgtgtattttttcttgttttgtggGCTTTGGCCTTCTTGACATCCTTGTGTGTGATTTTCAGATTAATATCTTAGTTGACACTGTGAGTtgcttatttcctgttttattctgaagctgttttccttgtgtgtgtctggtttccCTGCTCTGTTGATGGCCTGAGTAGTTTCACCTGTGTCCTGTTGGGTCTCCTCCACCTTGTTGCCAGTTCCTCTAATCAGTTCTGTCAGTCGCCATTTTCCTGGTGTTATCTCTCGTAAGTTTAATACCAAGCTTTGTTGTTTGCACTAACctttgttcctctgtgtgtttgttacatcTGCCTTCCTGTTCTGAACCTGTTTATTAGtattaaacagttttttaatcTCTCCTCAAATATAGGTGGGtcctttttgtttgaaaaaagacattttaaatctaaattaaagTTATTTCCATTGTGATTTTCtagttttattttaacactCAAAGCGCTTTTACAGTACAAGTCAGTTTTTCTGTGAAACATCGTTAAATCACTCACAATTTCGGGTTGTgtcttgcctaaggacacttcggcatgtggACTGGAGGAGCCCGAACCTGActcgaaccaccaaccttcttgTTAGCGGACGAACTcttgagccacagccgcccgaaTGTGTAATGGCTGCAGAACAGATATTGTATCATAATCAACCAAAACACTTAGGACATCATGTTTTGCTAAAAGAGACGGGGATTCAAACCCTGAAAGAAATGATCAGTAGACCCTGTGTTTGACCTCCACTCTAGTTAGATTTTTGTTAAATGAGTATTGAGGGCAACTTTCCAATTGATTTGTCATTAAATGTTCTTTGTATTCAAATACAAGagcaaagttgtttttttttacagtgtagga
Protein-coding regions in this window:
- the csdc2a gene encoding cold shock domain-containing protein C2a, whose translation is MSAPDPSTTVDPPLPPTTPGTPVQLSFPFLREGSRVWERERKPPQPRELPSPLPTKRTRSYSATVRAKSGPVFKGVCKNFSRSQGHGFIHPSHGAEDIFVHISDIEGEYVPMEGDEVTYKVCPIPPKNQKIQAVDVVLTHLNPGTKHETWSGQIISS